GACTCTTAATCAATCATAGTTTTTTCTTAAGATAGTTAATATAAATTATATATTACATATTGATTGTTTTTTTAAGAATAGAATGAAAATATTCTTAAAATATACGGGAGTAGAAAATGAAAGTTGCAGAAGTTATTGTAGAAACTTTGGTTCAAGCAGGTGTTCAGAGGTGTTACGGGATTGTCGGAGATACGTTGAATCATTTTACCGATGCTGTTTATAAAAGTAAAAAAATTCAATGGGTGCATATGCGACACGAAGAGGCAGGAGGGTTTGCTGCTGGAGCGGATGCACTTATGAGCAAAAGACCCGTAGCGTGTGCAGGTTCTTGTGGTCCAGGCAGTTTGCATTTTATAAATTCTTTGATGGATGCAGGACGCAATGGTGCGCCTGTTGTTTTGATTGCCTCTCAATTAGAAAGTGGAAATCTTGGGACAGATTTTCCGCAAGAGGTTGATTTTAAAGCAATCTATGGGAGCTTTTGCGTTTTTTGCGAACAGATTCAAAGTCCCTCTCAAGCCCAGCAAATCATCACATTAGCCCTTCAAAACGCCATCAACAAAAAAGGCGTGGCAGTTGTGATTGTGCCTGTAAATATGAGCATTCAGTCCGTTGAATACAATAAAAATATGAAAGTGCATACCCCAAAACCGATTTTTTATCCCAATAAAAATGAAATCAGCCAAATGGCAAGCATTCTTGAAAAAGGAAAAAAAGTAGGCATTTATGCCGGAGCGGGGGTCGAAGATGCTCACGATGAGTTGATCGAGTTGGCTCAAAAAATTAAGGCACCCATTGCACATAGCGCACGTTCAAAAGATTTTGTTGAATACGATAATCCATATAATATGGGAATGACAGGTTTAGTTGGGTTGAAATCTGGATTTGAAATGATGAATGAATGCGATACCTTGCTAGTCTTGGGTTCTGATATGGCTTGGAGGCAATTTTATCCCCAAAAAGCCACCATCATTCAAGTTGATAATAATCCTGCTCATCTTGGACGCAGATGTGATGTAGAATTAGGTGTTTTAGGCGATGCAAAGCATACTTTGAAAAAATTGATTGAGGCTGTGAGTGAAAAAAATGATCGGGTTTTTCTGGATCATTGTTTG
This Helicobacter sp. 12S02232-10 DNA region includes the following protein-coding sequences:
- a CDS encoding thiamine pyrophosphate-dependent enzyme, which produces MKVAEVIVETLVQAGVQRCYGIVGDTLNHFTDAVYKSKKIQWVHMRHEEAGGFAAGADALMSKRPVACAGSCGPGSLHFINSLMDAGRNGAPVVLIASQLESGNLGTDFPQEVDFKAIYGSFCVFCEQIQSPSQAQQIITLALQNAINKKGVAVVIVPVNMSIQSVEYNKNMKVHTPKPIFYPNKNEISQMASILEKGKKVGIYAGAGVEDAHDELIELAQKIKAPIAHSARSKDFVEYDNPYNMGMTGLVGLKSGFEMMNECDTLLVLGSDMAWRQFYPQKATIIQVDNNPAHLGRRCDVELGVLGDAKHTLKKLIEAVSEKNDRVFLDHCLKIKAETNEKLLKDTEISSELIHPQALSALIDKYAPDDALFSADGGSPMLWALRYLKGKKGRRFFTSLLHGTMANAMPMALGLKKACPQRVVISFSGDGGLAMLLGDLLTAIQENIAIKVVVFNNSSLNFVELEQKVEGLLDNYTDLKNPSFAKVAEMIGFDAWRVEGSSELERTIEKFMSSSKPALLDVVVNSKELIMPPKVTFSEVAHFSLYSAKAVLAGRAGDVEDMIKSNIKQLI